From Mytilus edulis chromosome 8, xbMytEdul2.2, whole genome shotgun sequence, one genomic window encodes:
- the LOC139487085 gene encoding uncharacterized protein encodes MGDPRWIQSADDMEKWSTNTKVCLPLLEKPIEKMSLIDLRTTIPQLLRAERGRKQVGWGKNNCIPVWWPLDALPFKNVNQKPQDFEGNWMNALRLVISSCLSHHGFTPETHYIGAPFIPTRRLSESASSESTSIQTSPECSLNKSSSFKESDSSSDFKAKENNSELSLGSPIFSSSPEINIPGSPNHKEDSSTTDSSSSKETSLISPESPSPSLLLRKRVAHTPVGRGKRLKRRKIPFTPNK; translated from the exons ATGGGTGATCCAAGATGGATACAGTCAGCGGATGACATGGAGAAGTGGTCAACAAATACCAAAGTATGTTTGCCACTGTTAGAAAAGCCCATTGAGAAGATGAGTCTTATAGACCTAAGGACAACTATTCCTCAACTGTTAAGAGCGGAAAGAGGCAGGAAACAAGTCGGATGGGGAAAAAACAATTGTATTCCAGTATGGTGGCCGTTGGATGCATTACCTTTCAAGAATGTAAATCAGAAGCCACAAGACTTTGAAG GAAACTGGATGAACGCATTAAGACTTGTAATCTCAAGTTGTCTGTCTCATCATGGGTTTACACCAGAGACACATTATATTGGTGCTCCGTTCATCCCCACAAGAAGATTGAGTGAAAGTGCATCCAGTGAATCAACATCCATTCAAACCTCTCCGGAATGTAGTTTGAACAAATCAAGTTCGTTTAAGGAATCAGATTCATCTTCAGATTTTAAAGCAAAGGAAAATAATTCCGAATTATCACTGGGTTCACCAATCTTTTCGTCCTCCCCAGAGATCAACATACCAGGCTCACCAAACCACAAGGAGGACAGTTCCACAACAGACTCGTCAAGCTCAAAGGAAACCAGTTTAATTTCGCCTGAATCCCCTTCACCTTCATTATTGTTGCGGAAAAGAGTAGCCCACACCCCCGTTGGAAGAGGAAAAAGGTTGAAAAGGAGAAAAATACCTTTTACTCCAAATAAATGA